The window GTAGATTCAGTCATTTTTCGTCTTCGTGCGACTGATCAAGATGCAGACTTTCCACTTGTTTTCGAAATAACTGGTAACCGTTTATTTACAATATCGCTTCTTTGCCTTTTAAACCAAGCAAATTGTGTACATTATACACccgttaatattaatatatacaaGTATGTTATTTCATCTCTTTTGCTAAATTCTACGGAATTTTAGAAATATATCATAAAATGTAACTCATTTTCGCAAAAAAAAGAATACGATAAATTAACATCTAAATGTTCATATTAATAAGATAAATATATTCCTGAGTCAATTTTTTGCCCGACGAATTGACCTATACGGGAAGATAGTTTTATCGATTAACTAATTTAAGAAGCGATCGTTTGTTTCATGTTGTATACGTGCTTTTTATTTGTTTAGCTACAATCACACCTGTTGTAAGGATCGACAACCTACCGTGCACGTTGTACAATAAAGTATGTCAAGCTAATGTGATCCTAACGAAACGACTAGTTGCCGGACGCCTTCACGATTTTGCTGTGAGAGTTAGGGACACGAAGGGTGACTCGAACTCGATGCAAGCTACTATTTCTGTTACAAATGCTACAACACCGCGTGATAAAATATTCCCGCACATACCTTCCCTCATAATGGTACCCGAGGTAATTATTTATCAGTCTAAACGAAACTTTCTAAGACTCGATTATGAGATAAATGGCGTCGCAACGCTGCCACAAGTCTATCGTTGCATCTCGACGTACGACTCATCGTACGATAAATCGTTGCGTTTATGGTTCTCATTACATTTATGTGATTCTACGGTCGGAGGATATCCGCGTCGTTCCATTTAGCTATCCCTCTACTGTATTTCATATTCCTTCATTTATCAAGCTCTTATGGCATGAAATCAACTGTGTGTTCTGTAATTCATGGTAGGAAAAGTGACCTCGAATTTACCAATTGGTTTTTAATTCGAGCTAGAATTTTGGCTAGTGCCCTTGAAATTCTTTcaattttttctttgtatttttaTGAAAGAAACTGAGAAATCAATTGTGGGAATtcggtatttattattttgagaATTTAAACATTTTGTATTGAAAAATAATCGTAAATAATCAAAGATTATAAAACAGTTATAAAACAGTAAACTCTGTTATAAACTCTGTTATAAAACAGTTTAAAACGATTAGACTTATTTGTTTAGGACACTAAGCCAGGAAAGGAACTGGATTATCTTCTGGTGAGAGCTAATTCGTGGAGCGGAAAACCTGTATACATCGAACTCTGGGTGCGTTCTACACATAAATTGTCTCTTTTGTGTAtaaataacaatattgaaaTGCAATGCGGTATCGTTGTTTCAGCAACCGAAGGAACTTTTCACTATAAGGCAGCGACAAACGCCCACGCAAACGCGAGGAGTTATTACTTTAATCGGCGAATTGGATTTTGAAACGCAATCTGTATACACGCTCACCATGTATGCTACGGTACGAAAGATTTGAACGCTTATTTTCATAAAATAGtgcttaaaataaaaaaataaatgtacaaaataaataaacgtaaactggttataagaaacaaaaaaaCGAATATAGAATGTCTACTTCCAGATTTTCTGCTTTTCATGACAATTTTATTACTGTAGTGAAATAGTAGATTGGTACTTTCGTAAAATGattaaaaagtttcgaaattaaatttttggtTTACTAGGATCCGTATACCGAGCCCGGAAAAGATACTAGAAATATTGCAGGATTAAATCTGGTGGTGATAGTTCAGGATGTTCAGGATGTCCCTCCGATTTTTACGTTAGCTCCGCCTCTCACCAGAATTAATAATTCTATACAGCCTGTAAGTACCATTTTTCTCAGCTTTAGCCTTATTTATATTTGAGTACACGAATTAAAAAATAACGATCTCGGAATGCAAAGAGCTTCGAACAAATGTATTGATTACTAAATTCAAATAATACACAGTTTATTTTAGTGTTTAAACGGACACTGTATGATATTAACGATACTGTAAGAATATGAATTGAACAGAtttgaaaacatttaaaaaCAGAAACATTTTTATGCGAATTTTAGGGTGATATAGTCATACGAGTGCATGCTGAAGACGGGGATAAAGGAGTTCCGCGGGAAATTGTTTACGGTCTCGTGTCTGAAGGCAATCCGTTTAcaccattttttaatatttcggaAACAAGTGGTAAGAAAGTATATCATGATTTTATTAGTAGCCTCAAATTGAAATCATTGTTGCAATAGAATCGATCGTATTTTATTATCTTTGATGAAGAAAACCGTAGCAACGATTAATAATCACACAGTCACTATCTGTGCTGAAAATTTTCCTAGCAGGTTTACTGTTACACGAAAGGCTGCAATTAGTTTCCACAAAGATTGCTGTTACACGAAACACTGCAATAAGTAAAGTGCATTAGCACTTTTTCCCCAAGataaattaagaatatcttttCCAAGTAAGGAGAGTAACACGCATTATAATCTGTAGCCATGATTGCAATTTATGGCGCCGTtattagtaaataaataaactgaAAGTACACAAGCGTAGACATTCATATGCACCATCGTGTAACCTGATTTCTCAAAAATAATCAAGTAGATCGCTAatctttgaaattaatttatcgCTTTGTTAATCGCCACTTCCAGCTGTGAAACAATCCTCATAGTAATGAAAGAAACCCCaatagaaaaaaaagatttctggaAAGAAAGTCTTTAATTTCTAAAAATGACTAATCCACggaattaaaatattcaaaagaaaaattaaaatattctccTATTTCTTAGTAACCCTATTAacacattataatttataaccgCATACCTCTTTTATCGTTTAAGCCAAAGGTTAGCAACCAACTGCGTGCAGGGTCTTTAGCTAAATTATTGCGGCTTTTGATCAGAGTTAAATTATGTAAATTACGTTTCCGTGAAATCCTTCGTAGCTTAAATAAATGCATATTATACCTACTTTTTTTGCTGATTGCCTCGGTGCACTTTTTAAATTTGACATTTATGGATACAGAAATATGAACGAGTACGAGCTCGAGAAAGTGCCTGCATGCCTGTGTGTGTTCGTGTGTCTAGCCTGAAAGCATTCAcgtgaacgaaaaaaaaaaagatataagATTATTTGTTCTTTATAACATTGTATGAAAACGAATATTTACTGAAAGAAATTAAGCTGTAATTTATTTGTAACAGAATATCGAATGTATCCAAGTTTTGTTACATTTTACAAAACACTTGTGATTataattaacaatatttttatatCCAACTTGAACAATCAAAGTTTATTTCTGATATATTTTTCTGTCTTTCCACATTCTCGTCGTTGAAACTCTTAGCAATTTCTGAATTTTACTAGAAATAAATACACTACATATTATGCAATATGTAATATAATAGATTCGTGTATACGTAGTTtgcttgaagtatgcgaaactcaTGCATTATTCAGAATatgcaaaatgaaaaatttatttttaaaccaaCCCAACGACGAAACGAATTTCTGTCTCACGTGTTTATCCATTCTTCATAAAAATATGCATTTGCATGAGCATCGGCTGTCTATTTATAATTGCCCTAAAACTTTCGAGCTACAAATATTTCTAAGTCAATGTATTAATGAAATATCAGATTTCTGTTGCGCGTTTTTCAAGATAAGGATTTCGTATTCACGGAAAAATAAACAGGAATGGCCCGTGAACGAAGGGGTGACTTTTACACGCCTATTTTGCGTGCGTTTGCGGCTCGAGGGTGCTATCTACCGTCTCAGATCGGTGATAGCGATTTTTTCGCGGAACCAAAAATGAGTCAGGCGAGGAAATGGCCAGAAGTCGATAGAAGTGGTCAGAGTAAGGTCTTGACGGTCTACAGCGTAGTATCGATCGTCCTTAGGGGTCAGTATCTGCTTTTCAGGCTGCGATGCTTATCATTTCGTGACGTGAAGCATGCGACCTCTTCGCAGGCGTGTGGGTGTGTAAATGTAGGCACTAGAGAGAACCGGTAAAAAGGAACGAATAGAGCCAGAAGGAATAAAGGAGATAAACGTGTCTGCTTTAGGTTGTATTATCGTCTCGAAACATTAACAGGCAGCTATAACTTTGCGTGATACCGCAGTAAAGAGTGTGATAAGGAGAGCCTTAACTTTTTAATTGCACCTTAGAAATTTGTATTTATTGCGAAATTAGTATTTGCCGACTAGGGAAACGGGTTTTCATTAGAAACAGGGGACATAAATTTTTGAATACGAAATTATAACGAAGTAATTGCACAGACACGAAGACTATTGTAGGCACGCTCTCAACACGATCAATGTACgcatataatatacagggtgttcggccacccctgggaaaaattttaatgggagattctagaggtcaaaataagacgaaaatcaagaatactaatttgttgatggaagcttcgttaaaaagttattaacgtttaaagttccgcccgtactgaatttttttctagaaagtgagtaggatttcgggggtaggtctattcaccaaaaattattgtaattgacctccgcaaccgaaaataatttttccagaacgatttgaaattttttaattttgacgaaaaattttacatattctcaaatttttttttcgaaagtgggtaggatttcgagggtatgtctgatgaccaaaaatgattgcattgacccccgcaaccgaaaataatttttccaaaacgttttgaaattttttttttcgccgaaaaatttaggcacctaccccctgtcgatttttcttaaaaattcttttttcatttttagtaattttgtttgaggccctacagaaaagttgtccaatacttttttgtaggtatccatgagctctacttcagaaaaaagtttcattgaaatatattcactattgtaggagttatggctgtttgaaaattggaccatttttatggggtttttctcattttgcgggctcaaggaccaacttttcgaatatttttgcgatttgtacatattctccaccaaaatacgcgtagtttgcttttttaaacattaaaatcgtccaatccgttcagaagttatgacgttttaaagattcgcatgaaaattcgggcagacatttctggccagaaattatattttcagtaaggaatttttttctcgaaactgagtaggatttcggcgatatgtataatgaccaaaaatgattctatttgatccctgtaactaaatataatttttttaatatgatttgaaattttttaatttcgtctaaaaatttcagtacctactcgaatgttTTTCTGGAAAATAAGTAGGATTTCAAgtgtatatgtattgaccaaaaatgattgtaattgagccccgcaaccaaaaataattttttcagaatagttTGAAAttctttcatttaattttttaataactttttaacaaagtctccatcaacaaattagtattcttgattttcgtcttattttagcctcgagaatgtcccattaaaatttttcccaggggtggccgaacaccctgtatattcagaaCCGTTCTTAGGTAAGTAATTTGGCGTTCGAGGCAGAAAGTCAATACgtttttctgaaattttaatctCGAATTTATGGAGAAAAAGCAGATCCTAATaacttaaaaataaaagtaacgAAAAATACTTTCGTACGAAGATTAGATTAAAAACATATTATTTTACGAATTTGAATGGTGACTACAGTGGGaacacaaaaattaaattatatatatttgttgagtaatataatttattattagtgACTTAATTTGCCTCGAATATCATTAAGAATATTGTTACTATCATAGAAGTGAAATATATTTCGTATTCCTTTCTTTCTCGAACGTACTTTCGGCATTTGGTAATTGTACGATTTAACGATAAGCTTGAATTACAGGTGTCGCACGTAATAGGAGGGCTGTTATTCAAAACATGCGTGCGAATCATTTTAGGGTATCCTGATCGTATCCTGATTATTACGACTTGTTGCTTATGTCGTGTCAATGCTTATATTTTGAAGTCACATAGCGTAGGGACGGATTAGAATTAAATGCAATTTCTGTTTTCATATTAGTTCCACGTTCCTACTAATAACAGAAATTATGTTCAACTACCATTTGTAAATACATCCAGTTATTGCATCTAATGTTTTACACACAATAACAAGGATTTTGATCGATAACATTAAGATTTCTTGGAATCTTTGTCTTAAAATTGCAATGAGAATTTAGTGTAAGTAAGCATTATAAATGTTTGAAGCttccgtttaattgacaggtgaaATAATTCTTGCCAGACCTTTGGAGGAACTGACGCAAATTACACACGTTGGTGCACCTGTAGTGCTTACTGTGGTTGCTGAGGAAATAAGAAGAAGCAGAGACGAGCCTCCAGCGCAAGCTACAGTCGTCGATGTTGGTTTCCTTCTCGGAGAACCGGGCAACACGCCTCCCTATTTCGAAAGCGATAAGTTGGTACCTGAGACATAATTTGCTATCCAAATAAATACCAAAgattctataatattgattctTAATACCTATCAAGTAGTAAATTAACTCAATTTGTCCAAATCAAAATGTAGCATTTAAATTAAGTATGCAACTAACAGAATACTAACCACTATATGATGTGTTTCTCATTATAGAAAtggtaatttaatattttattttcttgttATAGTTACATAGCTACGATCAATGAAAATTTAGAACCAGGTACCGTGATAAACTTTGGTGAACAATATTCGACCAAAGTGAAAGATGAAGATATTGGGAAAGCTGGGGTATTTGCGTTGAAATTGGAAAATAATAATGGCACCTTTGAGATAAATCCAACGGTTGCAGAAAGGACTGCAGATTTTGTCATCATTGTCCGAGATAACACGCTCATTGATTATGAATTGCACAAAACCTTGTCATTTAAGGCAAGCACAACTTTTATGCAAAGAAGTAACAATAGGAAAACTTGAAAAATTTAAAACCTtacttgaaaccaagtttaaaactATTTAGTACTGTAATTCTAATTTTTCAAACCAATCTATGCTTCATGAAACACTATTAACATTGCCATCAACGTGCTTAGATCGTTGCTCAAGAAGTTGGTCCAGCGACAAATCTCTCAGCATCAGTGCCAGCGATTATAGTTTTAAGGGACATTAACGACAATCCACCGGTATTCGATGAAGAATCATATGACGTAACATTGTCTGAAAATGTCACCGCGGGAACACGTGTCGTTCAGGTAAAAGTACTTTTTGATTTCACAATTTTTGCAACAGAGCTGTAACTCTTTATTCTTGAAGATATTCTTAAATTTCTTAAACGAACAAGAACTAAACAATCCTCGACTTTCATTTTCTTTGTAAGGATACTTACAATAGATGAATTGAATGAGACTATTTACACAAAAGTATACGACAAATTCCAAGTGACGAAACGTTGCAATTATTTTGATATATAACAGGTACATGCAACCGATATAGATACAGGAGCTTATGGCGATATTCGGTATACCAGTTTGACAGGCGAAGGAAGCAAAGCTTTTACGATAGATCCTGAGACAGGATTAATAACTGTGGCCATGGGATATTCCTTAGACCGAGAAGTTGCAGCGAAACTCGAACTAACCGTGGAAGCTCGAGATGAAAATGGCAACGGTAACAGTGGTGTCGTTCCTTTGATAGTTAATCTACTCGATGTCAACGATAATCCACCCTTATTTGACAAAGATGTCTACGAATTTATGTTAAACGCCGATTTAACGAACTTCACTACACCGGCTATTATAAAGGTATACTCAGAGttctattaaaatataaatttgtttctattttttaatgtaaatatCGATTTACAGGCCATCGATGCCGATGCAGAACCACCCAATAATATAGTCAGATACGAAATAATTCACGGTAATTAcgagaataaattttatttaaacgaaACTAGTGGCGAATTAATCCTTCGATCGGCGATAACGAAGATCAGACGAAAGAAACAGAGTGCTTATGATAAATTCGTTAAGAAAACTGAAAAGAAATTAATCAAAAATCAGGAAAGAATTCCGGATAACGCGATGAAAGTATTTATGGATGTTGACAGTCGAAACAAAACTGTTCCCATAAACGAAGTAATAAAAAGGCGACGAAAACGGGATAATCAAGATGCACTATACACGCTCACTGCCAGGGCATACGATTTAGGTAACAGAATGAAAGATTCACTATCATCAGTAGCCTTCTTAATTTACATACAacgcggtattaaaaaaaattctgaaataataatacaaatttctttaaaaaatcaaCTTTCAATCGTTTCTAATAACAACAATTACTCAATGACGACGAAATATTGAAGACATTTTAAGATCTAACTTTGCCAGAATCTTACAAACCAGTTTCGATATTGCCAGGTATACCCCACCTCTCAAGCGTAACACAAATTCGTGTCATCAGCGGAATCGCCATGGAAGCTCGAATAATGATGTTTGTAGTACCAGGAGAGCAACCAAATTCGATAAAAACTGCTGAAACTCTGGCAACCATAACTGGTGGCCGAGTTACGGTATTAGAGACCCGTCCTTACACACAACAAAATAATACAGGCGGTGCAAGCACTCTGCCTGGAGGAGGAAAAAGGTTAGAGATGCACTAATATTAAGATACGAAATTACTGTATAAAATATTCAAGGTGTTCCCAAATCCTAAGAATTTAGATCACCCTATATAGTCATTTACACACACATTTTATATTTCCTGTTGTTTGCAATCTCTTTAAAATGGAAGTTTAAATATTCTATTATAGGAGCATTATTGTAGCACGCGTCGAACAAACGGAACCAGGTACACCTTTGGTGGACGTAGAGAAAATTCGGGAGACATTAGCTGCTAATGGCGTGGGTATTATCGGTGGCACTGACACAGTTACGACAATGAACGTCAGTGACACGAAAGTACCTGTTAATGGGATCCCACATACTAACAATGGTCAAACTATTACTAATAACAGCATCGTCAGTGTGCATAATGAGGAAGTCGTACGTATATACATACAAGTAGTGACAATCGTCATATACTATAATTAAAAGTATAGATAATCGATGTTAAACATTGGCGAGATATTTTTAATATCGAATGTACaagaattaaatataattttcagacggtgtacaaagcagaaaataaattattgctTTGGCTTCTGATCATTCTGGGCTTGCTCATGCTATTAGCC of the Colletes latitarsis isolate SP2378_abdomen chromosome 9, iyColLati1, whole genome shotgun sequence genome contains:
- the LOC143345665 gene encoding cadherin-86C-like — protein: MPFSGAWCKVWIYFGFVFAWTKGARPRFDTSTDMGLVLVPSDAEVDSVIFRLRATDQDADFPLVFEITATITPVVRIDNLPCTLYNKVCQANVILTKRLVAGRLHDFAVRVRDTKGDSNSMQATISVTNATTPRDKIFPHIPSLIMVPEDTKPGKELDYLLVRANSWSGKPVYIELWQPKELFTIRQRQTPTQTRGVITLIGELDFETQSVYTLTMYATDPYTEPGKDTRNIAGLNLVVIVQDVQDVPPIFTLAPPLTRINNSIQPGDIVIRVHAEDGDKGVPREIVYGLVSEGNPFTPFFNISETSGEIILARPLEELTQITHVGAPVVLTVVAEEIRRSRDEPPAQATVVDVGFLLGEPGNTPPYFESDKLVPET